The Branchiostoma lanceolatum isolate klBraLanc5 chromosome 1, klBraLanc5.hap2, whole genome shotgun sequence genomic sequence GCTATGAAAGGAACAACACACTTGAAAATTCAGCCCAAACGTTTGTTTCCCGTGATAGCAAAGAAACCCTGTGCAACAAATGATGTAATGCTGCTTGAATCTGTGCCAAGGTTCTTGTAAATAGTTGCAGATGGTCTAGCCCGTATGTGTAGCTGGGCTGCATTTCTTTCAGTCCAAAATTCATCAATGACTGAGTACTGAACACTGGCACAAAGCATAAACAATGCATATTCAGTAAGAATTTTGTTGTCAAACAAAAACTTGCAGTAAGGTGGACAGGTTGTAGAGTGTCCAATGCATTGACTAATGCTACAGCTGGATCTGGAAAAGCATGTTATGTTCCAACACTGCACACAGAAATTTGGATAGCTATAATGCAATGCAATGCCATCTCAGCTtacatagcctggaatccagacctattatagctcctgagtctcgggagctataataggtctagattccaggctacagCTTATAGTCAAACATTAATAAAACGCAACTACTTGTCATGTACTGTGGATATAACGTGACAATTGGGATTATATTTCCCAACTAACTTTCCATATGTTTACCAGATGAAAATAAGAACAGCAGTTAAGTCACTGCATATAGAATCGAATGTTAATGTTTGTGCTAATCTAAATGTAACAATGACAAAGGCACTGACATCATTTTGAGACTTGCAAAAGACAGGGTAGTCTTTAATGAAGGCTTGTAGCTTTATGTATGTAATAAGTACATACAAAACATGTTGTTAAAAGAGGTatgtaaaacaaacaatgcaaaaagGAACTACTGGGATATTAATCTTTCATAATACATAACTCACATGCTAGTAATAGGTGAAGAATATATTCTTTGAATTAGccatataaaacaattttgtggaCTTGTCTTGACCTCTATTTGTGCACGTAACAATAGTACTACTAGGTAAATAAACACACCACCAGTAGTACTTTAGTATTCAACCAATACAACCGTTAGAAATGGCAGTTTAACATAGTCCATATACTAATGATTGAATAAAAAGCTTTAATGATAGATTGAAATCCACATACAGTCAGGAATGCTAACTATGCCAGTTAAGCACAAAGGTTTAACATAAGTCAAACTTATGACTCTCTGGCTGCAGACAGCTATCTCTGACAAGCATTGAAAGTATAGAATTCTGTACAGATCCCCTAAACTCAGACATTGGTCAATGGTTATGTGTGGAAGCTATAGAATGTTGTAGGATGAGTCAGCTCAGATGGCCAGACCGAAAACACTGACGATACAGTACATGGTCTTGTTTTCCCACCTCACTGTACAGCTACCTgcaaagacaaagaaacaaacttgtTAATATGGTAATGTCACTGAATAGCCTAGCAATACTCTCAGTGCATCATTCATGGAAAGCAATGATCTGTAAGATCTACATGGTAAAATGCAACTCTTTAATGTGTTCATGATTGCAAGAAGTCAAGACTACTTGCTATGTCTTTGTATTTGTTATAACAACATGTATGCAATTGCCACAGGCTATATTTTCAGGTCACCTCCAGTGGTTAAAAAGATAGGCTTGACAGCATGAACAACATTCTTCCTAGCATGAAAACTACTGTACACTCTTTATCTACAAGTTTGTGAAGTTGTCTGACCGTCAGTGGTGTTGTCCCAGAAGCAGGAGCTGGCCGTGTGCAGCCCTGCACCGTTCTTCTGCATAATCACACAGGTCACTGGGGGACAGAACAAGTAATGGTGGGATGTGAAGGGTGGTATTGTCAAGTAACATACGTATGCACATAGGACCATACCAATTACATCTTTAAATCaaagtatacatatacatgaacaCGGTAAAGGGagtgaaaaaagaaactataCATAAGCAGACAAAAAGGAGCACAAGAATCTATAAGCATTAAATCAAATATGTAAAACCTTAGATTAAATCTAATTAAAAGCAGTAAATTTGTTGTATTGTGACATCATTATCACGACAAGAATGTGTTGACTTTGCCCTGAAGAAGACAGCAGACAGGCTGCCAAAACGTCTTTAGAGAAGAAAAAATATGATTGTGTacctaagaaaactatgttgaattGACAAAACTATCTACACAGCTTACCTATGTACTTGAATGGTTTGTTGAGCTTAGTAAGCTGATTCAGACACTGTTCCACCACATTGGATGTCCACTGGTTCACCTTGTTGTGCTGGTAGGCATTACCACCGATGGCACCTTCAACAGACTGGAGAAAAAAACATTCACAGACTAATCAGCAGAAGTAACAACCAACGGTTGGCTCCTTCTCAacaagtttgcagagacaaCATATCACCCAACCTTGTTGAGAAGctcaattgaggtgaaataAACGATTTGATTTGAGCTAGTAATGCATGGATACAAGCTATTTAGGATACGAATCGTTTAGACTTCTGGCATATGCATGTAAAATAATTATGTGTACCTGTTTATCTATACACTGTATGTAAACTGTAAGTCATAAGTTTTGCCATGATAAGAGATCACTTCCAAAATGAATGGATGTTTCTTAAGCAGAGAGATACATCATTGAATTTATACATACCTCTTTGATGATGTTGCTGACCTCATCCACTACAAAGGCTGTCTGTGGATTCATGAACAAACATGTGTATGAGATTACAACAAAAGCCACAAATCACAACACTAGCACTGTTTATTGGTTATGCTgatgggagaaggttaagaagggaatgataaagaaagataaaagatagtggatgctatctaaaATGTGTGACTCTTaagaaatgcaatttgttgatttattttgtatgatgTAATGTATAACCTGCGTGTCTAACCTTCAAAATTCATGTAATTAATGCATTGCAATATATAGTATGATGAACAAACCTGCTAAAAGTGACAAACTAGCAGACAGAAAGTACCAGAAAGAAGAGATGTTTTAAGAGGATAACAAATGGTAGGAAAAATTCCCTTATTTCTTAATTAGTTTGGCACACACTGTTGCTATGgcatcttcagattgtttgttACAAAAGTAGTTTATATTTCTAAGTGCATTTTTGGGACACTCATACGTACACCAAAACATACACGGGCTCAGGAATTATGCATTCCAGAACGCGGTTTTGAATTACTGTATGTGGAAAGATTGTAGTGACAAGATGCTAATTTTTGCACCAACTGCATAGACGACCCCGCCCGTCTGGCAACCTTATATACAAGTTGGGGATTCAGGTTAGATGAAATACGGTATCTTATGGTAATACTTTAGAGGCAGATGTCATCCAATTACACACATATCTTAGTATAATGTTCACGGGTCAGTGAAATATTTGTGTAACGTCAAAACGACTTTTTCTGTGATTAAAAAACATGGCGTCGGCCAATTACACTCTGACTTGGTTGTCAACGGAATTCTATCGATTTTCGTCAATGTTTCCTCTCAACGACGTGAAAAATAAGACATTACCTCTTCCCCTGTTTGAAAGTCGTCCATGTTAGCTTTGTATTGTCTTCGTATGAGGTCTAAGAGCGCTGCAAAGGTGAAGAAATCAACGAAGATCGACCGGAAATGTTTGGTTTCGTTGGTAAGGAGTGAGGAATGATGGGAAGGAAATCACGTACCCAGGTCACCATTCAGAAACATGAGGACGAGAACGTAAGTAGCGCTCTCTAGCAGATTAGATATAAACTGCAGCCCTGGTCAGATTCAAATTCAGACATTCCTCTGTAATCTCTAAACAGATGAGGAAACGCAAAATCGCAACGTTTGTCAAGCTCCTGGTATTCGTATCAGCGGGTCCTTCTACTCCTCTAGAAAGGCTCGCTACTCCGGCAACCGAAGGTTGAGAAACATTACATTTTTGCccttctacatctgcttggagattacttcccCTGCTAATCCCTGTGATTGGCCGGAAAGTTTTCCCGGGACGTTTTCATGCAAAACATAGAAATTCTTCCTCTCTGTTCCTCATTTCGGGTCCCACTTGGTCCATTTTTAGCTGCTATTGAAGTCCAGCGGGAACTGCAGAAGGTCGCCTAAATTTGTTGGTCAGTACAATAGCTGAAATATTATTTATTTCCTGATGGCATAAGTTGCTGAAAATAATGAAAGTTTATACATGTGTGTGGTCAACATCTGGTTTCGatttagggggaggggggcaaaacctcttgaaaaaaattgtaaaggCATTTGGATATTTGTCAAATTACAGTTGTTCAGGCGTTGTTCAGATGTGATCCTGATGTTTGATTTGTGCAAAGATGGTGAGATCGGTCTTTCGTGCCTCTCTGCAAAACCATGTTTTGCTTGTAATCTATTCTAAACTTGGATGAAAGGTACATCTTAGCTTCACATATTTTAGACTCATATCACTAGAGCTTTATATATGAGTGACATAGTCATTATAGAGACGCTTGGTTCCATCAATTAGGAGCCATTTATTGGGATTCATGCTACAGCCAATAGACAGACACATGTACCCTACTAGCTAGTAACTGTCAAACAGCATGCAAGACAAGGTCACACCCCATCAAGGGTAGAGATTTGATCAAATGTGGAGCCATGACCAAAATGTAATCCCATTCTTGCTATGTATAAAAGgtgttatgtgtatgtgcagAAACCATCATAAGTACTAGCCAGGGTGAAACACATTTGGGCTGCCATTCACACAGATTGACATGTAATGTAAAACCTGGTTTTTGAGACTTGGGATTTGTGTTGACATGCACCAATGGTGAATTTTGCAGAGCTCAGGCATGAAAAACTCATCTCTTTGATAACAGATTCTCACAATCTTTGGCACATTTGAACCAATGTACTGTGCCAAATATCAAAATGCCTTTACAATttctatcaagaggttcttgagagAATGACTTTTTAGATTGCTTTTTGTTCCTGAAAATGACTTCTGAGATGGGCTTCTTTCATATGTGTAACTTTTAGCTAGAGGGAGTTAAATATATATTcttgatgtacaaatgtatattgatAATAGTAATActactttttgtgtgtttgtatatacaGAATGGGTATTAgttagtgtgtgcgtgtgtgtgtgtttttgtgcatgCAATTGTTTTCAATAGCCATCAGAAATATGTCTGATAAGAATTGGATATAGGTACCCTAGACTTTGCAGTCACTATCTATGACCTTCACTTATTACTTGGTATTCCTTGATCAGTTGATGTCTGAAGAGTACTGATATATTCTTTACCTCAATAGCAGCCCATCCTTGGCACATCCCCCCAGGTAACCACTCCACGGATTCTGCCCTGTTTCATTATTACCTGGGATCCCAGTAGCAAGCACATCATTTCAGTCTGGATGCGGTCTCCATGGCGACCATCTCCTCCGTACTGATCCAGACACAGCCCCCTAATGGGCGTGCACGCCAGGTAATCAGTTCTGTCACTAGCTGCATGCCAATGTAGTGTCTTTATGTGGGATGCGGAAATGGAGCTCTTTTGTCATCAAGTTTTTATTTGTTCTATAATCACAAATTGATTAATCATGATTATTCATCATTGTGAATCACAATGATGAATAATCATGATTAATCATAATGGTGGCCTTTCAATTATACTTTTTACAGCAGCATGTGTGCACACTGAACAATTAACAGTTTTtatcattttagattttttaaaatACCATATCCTATCATTATTCATTCTGTACCGCTGTCTAGTACGCCAGTGGTAGAAACTGAATGATAGAATTGATAACTCACGGTACTAAACCATTACTAGTAAAGGTCTTATTAAATGTTTAAATTTGTGTCTGCAATTTACTCTTGTATTCTGTTATCTGTTCTACTTCTAGTAGTAGGCAATGAAAGATTTTTACATGATGGATTCAGTAAATAAGGTCAAGTTGTCCAAGTTGTAGAAATGAAAGAGATGACATCATTTGCTTTACAAACCTTTTCTATCGCTCATTTTCCACATGTTTAGTATGAAATTATTACTTCATCATAATAGTATGGCATTTCTGTTTTAGCtgatatacaaaatacaaaaaaatgtaccaaGCTTTTTATTGATTTGTGACATGAATATACAACAGATAAAAAGTGGAGTTGATTTCACTCGAAGCTGTGCAATCTTCGAGGCTCAAGgaatatttacaaattcttcaaCATATTTACAAGGTTCTAATTGTCCCTGGAAATAATtagatatatttgtatatttgtgcATTGGGTCACATTTCACAGTAGTTACATTtccaacagcagcagcaacagcatcAAAGTTGAAAGGCTTAAAGAAAGCACCATGCAAATAAGGCAATCATGTTAGGTTAAACCGGGTGTCAAACAAATCTCACAAGCAATGTATTGAACAGCAATGTTCCTCTATGCAACTTGACAATCTTACTCAGTCTGGTATATCAAGTCAATTGTGACAAACACATTATGAAGTCTGTGCATCACATTCTGCTGTCACTTTGTGCCAGCAGGCCTGATTTTCATTGTGACAGTCTTGAGTGAATACCCAGTTCTCCAAGTGTTCCAGTACAGTCCCTCCCCATATGGACAGCTGTACCCACAGTTCCCAGCATAGGGACCAGTCAGAAGTGCCTTGAAACAGGGTCCAAACCACCAGCCGCTGCGATAGTCCTGCGAACAGTCGGGGTTACGGCGTGCTGCCTGCAGGTCAACATTACTCTTGTTGGATGTGGAGAAAGACATGCCATCGTGGTACGTCATGGCATCCCCTGCAGTTCCCCTGTAGCCTGCTATGTGGAGCTGGAAGTGTTTTGCTTCGTTGGACACACGGAAGCTCGCGTACTGCGCCCA encodes the following:
- the LOC136433657 gene encoding dynein light chain Tctex-type 1, producing the protein MDDFQTGEETAFVVDEVSNIIKESVEGAIGGNAYQHNKVNQWTSNVVEQCLNQLTKLNKPFKYIVTCVIMQKNGAGLHTASSCFWDNTTDGSCTVRWENKTMYCIVSVFGLAI